GATATTATGTAGATACAGTAGGAAGAAATAAAAAGGCAATTGCAGAGTATATAAAAAATCAAATGCAAGAAGATATAGCAGGTGATCAAATAAGTTTGAAAGAGTTTATAGACCCGTTTACGGGTGAAGAGGTAGCCAAAGGGAAGAAAAAATAACCCCTTAAGGGGTGCCCTGAAAAACTATAGCAGTTGGCAAACCTTTCAGGGTGTCTTAAGACACAGCAAGTAATATGCCCTTATAGGGCTGAGCAAACCACCCGTTTGACGGGTGGTCATGATTATTTTTAAATATAAAAATACATTCTGGTAAAAATTCAAATAAGTTTTTATATAGTGTTTCTTTTTTATATAATTCTTTTTTTAGTTCAGATACCTTAGAAATATCTCTAAAACTACATATTTTTCCTTTAACATTTCTATCATCCTTAAGAAAATAACATGTACGTTCATAAACTCTACCATCTTTTAATGAAACATAGTCTATAGAAGTAGAATTACTTCGAGATAAATCTTTGGGCCCATATAATAATTCTAAAGGAGAAGAAAAGCTAGTGTCTATATATTTTTCTATAATGTTAGCTAACTTTAAATTATCATTTTCTATACTTAAGTTTCTTTTAATATTAAACATATCAAAGAATCTGTTGTTTATATGTATAATATTATCACAGTTATCAAGTACTATTATTCCATCATTAGTAGATTCTATAATAGATGTAGTGAGACTATCGTGTTCGTATTCAGTTGAACCTTTTGTTGAAAGAAGTGAATGTGATATGTTGACTGCAACTGTGACAATACCTATTACTAGACCATTTTCATCTCTAATTGGAAATGCATGTATAACATAAGTTAGCTCGTTATATTTAGTTTTAAATTTTATTTTTCTTTTAATAGGTGTTGCTGTTTCAATAACTCTAAGCTTTAACTTCATTAAATCATATGTACCTGATGAAACTAAAATATCATCAGCTTTTTTCCCAATAACTTCTTTGAATGTAATATCAAGATTAGGGCTATATACCCAAGTATAGTTCAAATCAATGTTACATTGAGAAATAATAACAGGAGATTCTAGTATAGTTTTTTTTAGATCTTCACTTATATGATCTAAGACCGTATCTTCTTTATCCAATATTGAATTTTTTTTGTTCAGTTCACTTATTAACTGCTCTTTAGTCATAAATTCGTAATTTGTCAATTATGTCACTCTCCCTTGAAGTATAATATTAAATTAATGTAGATAAAAATACTAAAAGATAAATACCCACAATATTAAAAATAACTAATTTTATCATAAATATAAAAATTTCAAAATACAAGTTCTTGTATATACGACTTTTAACAAACTGTGTGGAATTCTCCCATCCTCTATAGGTGGGAGATGGATAACATCTTTTTTATACAAGCTAAATGCCTGTATAAAAAAGGTTATATGTTACAATGACATAAAGGTGAGGTGATATTATGTTAAAAGCATATAAATATAGAATTTATCCAAGTAAAGAACAACGAGAATATTTAGCTAAGACATTTGGCTGTACTAGATTTATATAATAAAATGTTATCAGATAGAATAGATACTTATAGCAAATATAAAAACAATAAAGAAGAATTAAAAAAACAAAAGTATTCAACACCAGCACAATATAAAAAAGAATATAAATTCTTAAAAGAAGTTGATAGTCTAGCTTTAGCAAATGTACAATTAAACCTAGATAAAGCATACAAAAAATTTTCTAGAGATAAATCAGTAGGATTTCCTAAGTACAAAAGTAAAAAGTCTAATAGACATAGCTTTACTACAAACAATCAAAATGGAACAGTATATATAAAAGATAGTTATATAAAAGTACCTAAACTAAAATCTAAGATAAAGATAAAACAGCATAGAAAATTTATAGGAATTATTAAATCTTGTACTATTTGGAGATATTGACCAAGAAGCTCCCTCTTCTATAAGTGGGAGTAGTTCACTGTTTTGTTTAACTTGTTAAAAATATCAAAATATAATAAGATAAGATATAATATACAAAGTAATGAAAGGATATGATATAAAGAAATGGTTATAGAGCTTTCTAAATATGAAAAAATAGCTCTGGATATAGCTTATAGTATATATAATGAAGAGCTTAAAGAAGGAGAAAAGGTAAAAGGAAGATCTACTCTTTCTGGTAAATATAATGTATCCCCTGAAACTATAAGAAGAGCTATTAAACTTTTAAGTGATATGGGAGTAGTGGAAGTAAGTGAAAAAAGCGGGATATATATAAAATCAAAAGATAAGGCTGGAGAATATATAAAAAAGTATCAATCTAAAAATAATGTAATGACATTGAAAAAGAATATAGAAGATTTAATAAAAGAAAAGCAGGATATAGACAAGAAAATTATGGATAACTTAAATTTACTTATAGAATATTCAATTCACTTGAAAAGCATAGGATCTATTTGCCCATTTCAAATAGAATTAAAGGCTGGAAGTCATTTGATAGGTAAATCAATAAGTGAAGTTCAATTTTGGCAACAAACAGGGGCAACTATCATAGGTGTTCATAGAGGCGAGGAAGTAATGTTATCCCCTGGTCCAGATGTAAAGTTTGAGGAAGGGGACAGTGTTCTCTTTATAGGAAACAATAAAGATATAGTGAATAAAGTTAATGAATATGTAGGATAATCTTATTAAATTTTTAAAATATAATTTTTATATTTACTTGCAATAATTATTTTTTATAAATATATTTTTAAATAGAATTGAGAAAGGATGTTTAAACATCCTTTTTTTATTGTTAAATTTACTTAAAACCAAACATTGAAATTTTAACCTAAATTAGTAAATATTTTTTTATAGTCTATAAGTGGTAGGGTAGTTTAAAAGGAAATTATATGGTAATATATATATACAGGCAACTTTTATGAGTATTTAAAGTTGCTTAAAATTATTAAATAATTTATAAACATAAATAACTAGTTATTAGCTAGTTCAGTAATTTCAATATAATTAATTTAATGTTTGTCTTTTGCACATATTGTGAATTTATATTAAAAACTTTATTTAAATTATATTAAATTCTAAAGTTGGAATAATATAAACATAGAGCATAGATGGAACTTTTAAGTATGCATATATAGTAAAGGATAAAGAGAAAATTAAGTAACCTACAGATAATAAAGTTTAAAAACTTTTAAAAATAAAGGGGTGAGTTGATGAACATATTACGCTTTTTCATAGAAAGATGGGATAAAATTTTAAATTTAACAATGGAACATCTACTTATTGTACTAATTGCCATGTCGATTTCTATTATACTCGGATTGTTCATTGGTATACTTATAACTTATAACGAAAAGTTTGCAAGTATAGTACTCAGTATAGCAGGTATATTTATGACGATACCAAGTTTAGCTCTTTTTGCTATCATGATACCTATATTAGGTATTGGTAAAGTATCTGCTATTGTAGCACTAATACTATATACACAACTTCCAATTATAAGGAATGTTTATATAGGAGTTAAAAATATAGATCCAAATATAATAGAATCTGCTAGAGGAATGGGCCTTTCGAGAAAAAAGATACTTTATAAGGTAAAGTTGCCTTTAGCATTTCCTGTAATTATGGTAGGTGTAAGAACAGCAGTTGTAATGGGTGTAGGAATAGGAGCAATAGCAGCATATATAGGGGCAGGTGGACTTGGAGACTATATCTTCCAAGGGATTAGTCGTAGTAATGACAAAATGGTTATTATAGGAGCAATTATAATTTCAATACTTTCTATTATATTGGATAAATCACTAAAACATGTTCAAGAGAAGTATGAGTTATAGAATTACTTGGGGGTGTAATTATGATTAAATTTGAAAAAGTAACAAAGTTATATCCAAATTCTAAAATTGCATCTGTTAAAGATTTGGATTTAGATATAGAAAAAGGAGAAATATGTGTAATAGTAGGTACATCAGGCTCTGGAAAGACAACAACCATGAAAATGATAAATCGTCTTATAGAGCCTACTTCTGGAAAAATATATGTTAATGGGGAAGACATAAGTAAAATAAACCCCATAAAGCTAAGATTAAATATTGGATATGTAATTCAAGGAACAGGATTATTTCCACATATGACAATAGAAGAAAATATAGCGGTTGTTCCAAATGAAAAAGGATGGGACAAAGAGAGAATCAATAAGAGAATAGATGAATTATTGGAATTAGTGGAATTAGATCCTAAAATATATAGAAAAAAATATCCTAAGCATCTAAGTGGAGGACAACGTCAACGTGTTGGTGTAGCAAGAGCTTTAGCAGCAGATCCACCTATTATGCTTATGGATGAACCTTTTGGGGCATTAGATCCTATTACACGTAGAAAAATACAAGATGAGTTCCTTCATATACAAGAAAAGATATGTAAAACTATCGTATTTGTAACTCATGATATTGACGAAGCAATAAAAATGGGGGACAAAATAGCAGTTATGAAAGGTGGAAGACTTGTACAGTTTGGAACTCCTGAGGAAATACTAAGTAATCCAGCTGATGAATTTGTTGAAAGTCTCATAGGTACTAATAGTACATTAAAAATGATGAATTTAATTCGATGCAGAGAGATAATGAGAGAGGTCCCAGTAGTAATATTTGATGAAGATGCAGAAGTTGTTTTAAGGAAAACAGAAAATAAAAATTCAAAGTCTATTGCAGTAGTTGACGATAAAGAAAAACTAATAGGATATGTAAAACGTAGTAAGATTGTTAATCATAAAGGGTCTATAAGAAAAATGGTAAAATCCATAAATGGACATGTAAAAGAAAATACAACACTTAATGATACTCTTTCTGAGATGTTTAGTATAGGATCTAAAGAAATATTTGTAACAGATAAGAATGATCA
This genomic window from Gottschalkia purinilytica contains:
- a CDS encoding PAS domain-containing protein is translated as MTNYEFMTKEQLISELNKKNSILDKEDTVLDHISEDLKKTILESPVIISQCNIDLNYTWVYSPNLDITFKEVIGKKADDILVSSGTYDLMKLKLRVIETATPIKRKIKFKTKYNELTYVIHAFPIRDENGLVIGIVTVAVNISHSLLSTKGSTEYEHDSLTTSIIESTNDGIIVLDNCDNIIHINNRFFDMFNIKRNLSIENDNLKLANIIEKYIDTSFSSPLELLYGPKDLSRSNSTSIDYVSLKDGRVYERTCYFLKDDRNVKGKICSFRDISKVSELKKELYKKETLYKNLFEFLPECIFIFKNNHDHPSNGWFAQPYKGILLAVS
- a CDS encoding helix-turn-helix domain-containing protein, whose product is MLKAYKYRIYPSKEQREYLAKTFGCTRFI
- a CDS encoding TrkA C-terminal domain-containing protein, with amino-acid sequence MVIELSKYEKIALDIAYSIYNEELKEGEKVKGRSTLSGKYNVSPETIRRAIKLLSDMGVVEVSEKSGIYIKSKDKAGEYIKKYQSKNNVMTLKKNIEDLIKEKQDIDKKIMDNLNLLIEYSIHLKSIGSICPFQIELKAGSHLIGKSISEVQFWQQTGATIIGVHRGEEVMLSPGPDVKFEEGDSVLFIGNNKDIVNKVNEYVG
- a CDS encoding ABC transporter permease → MNILRFFIERWDKILNLTMEHLLIVLIAMSISIILGLFIGILITYNEKFASIVLSIAGIFMTIPSLALFAIMIPILGIGKVSAIVALILYTQLPIIRNVYIGVKNIDPNIIESARGMGLSRKKILYKVKLPLAFPVIMVGVRTAVVMGVGIGAIAAYIGAGGLGDYIFQGISRSNDKMVIIGAIIISILSIILDKSLKHVQEKYEL
- a CDS encoding ABC transporter ATP-binding protein (Members of the family are the ATP-binding subunit of ABC transporters for substrates such as betaine, L-proline or other amino acids, choline, carnitine, etc. The substrate specificity is best determined from the substrate-binding subunit, rather than this subunit, as it interacts with the permease subunit and not with substrate directly.) → MIKFEKVTKLYPNSKIASVKDLDLDIEKGEICVIVGTSGSGKTTTMKMINRLIEPTSGKIYVNGEDISKINPIKLRLNIGYVIQGTGLFPHMTIEENIAVVPNEKGWDKERINKRIDELLELVELDPKIYRKKYPKHLSGGQRQRVGVARALAADPPIMLMDEPFGALDPITRRKIQDEFLHIQEKICKTIVFVTHDIDEAIKMGDKIAVMKGGRLVQFGTPEEILSNPADEFVESLIGTNSTLKMMNLIRCREIMREVPVVIFDEDAEVVLRKTENKNSKSIAVVDDKEKLIGYVKRSKIVNHKGSIRKMVKSINGHVKENTTLNDTLSEMFSIGSKEIFVTDKNDHVKGVINMDDLLKAVSDDE